In the Colletotrichum lupini chromosome 4, complete sequence genome, tcttctctaGAGCTGTGATATCTTCGCCATCAGTGTTTAGGTCGTCGTAGTCCTCAAAATCATCCTCGTCAACCTTGGGACAGAGAAGGTGGAAGTCGGGAGGAATTTGGGTAAACTTCCGATAGCTCTGCTCGAGGATATCCTCGACCGGTTGTGACTCCATTTTACTGCAGTGATCGAGCCCGTCGAGGCATATCGTGAGGGTGATCGAGATCGGACAAGCGCAAGATAGCTCGATGGTTTGCGTTGAGTGACTCGCGATGCGACAGGCGAAGGAGCTTCAgcagtggtggtggtggtgaatTCGGAAGGAAGGACTCGTCGTACTCTTGCGACCAAGACGGAAGGTGGTGAGATAGCTGGAATCTGCGCGCGATTCAAATATGAAGCAAAGTCAGACCTTGCGGATGTCAGCTTGAGAGACACACGTGACAGGTCTTGCGTCTGCGAGCCGGAAGATTGTCGATTTTCGTGGTTGTCTCTCCTCGGTTGCTCGGTGTTGCGATAGAAACGGTCTCAAGGTCAGGCAAACGGAAACAGCCTCGtgggaaaagaaaaatagGCTTCAGCGAAACAGCCCGCTGTAGGGAACGGTGAGCTTGGAGGAGGAAGGCCGCGGGAAGGAAAGGGAAAGCCCACGATCTTCTGGTTTGGTTGTTGGAGGGGGAAAGAAGGTAGCTGAAGGCAATCAAAAGGTGAAGCCAGGCAAGTGGGCTGCAAAAATGGCAGTGACACGCTCCGGCCCGGCCAGGACGCGGCCAGGCGTCAATTCCCATTAAAGCGTGTCGACAAGGGGGTGGGGACTTGACCCATCGTGAGGTACCTCATTGGAGGTAGCGCGTGGCAGGCTGAAAGGGTACTGGAGTTTGTGCAGTGGCTAACTTGGACAATGCTGTGGCACAGGAACAAGGAGGCTTTTACTGTGAGCGCACAGACCATACCTTAAATCTCACCTCAAAGCATCCAACATTGGTCCCTTGATGACCTTCTTGGCCCTGCATTCTTCAACAACACCATGATTGAACTTTAGCTTAGCCCATGCTAATGAGTCCATGTCATACATGAATGAATTCAACGAACAACTAAGCATTTCTATTTCTGGCAAACCAATATCTATCTATCTATCCTGGCTTCCTGAGACCGCACCAGCGGCGTCTCTCTGAAGTCTAGTTTCACAGTATGGCAATGTTGGAAGACCAACATGAATAGAAATCCATGACTGGGCTCTCTCATGGTGTTCATTACCTCCAAAGTGACCACTGGCATTTAGATTTTGTACTCAGTTGGATATGAATCACAGACAAAGTCGTCCCAAATAGCAAGAAGCTCCCTCAGGCTCAAGTTAGTGCAATAGCAACATTAATGTATGGCATAGTGGAAATCAGGGAGTGTCACTGCCTAGCAGTTCTCAATCATGTTTTGGCTCAAGCTAGTTGAATTCCGCCGGTCCGCAATCAGATCTCCCAAATGAAAGCACCCCACATATGCCCTTCTGGGTAACTTCGTGCGCCCATCACACCATGCTATGGATGAGAATGGCGACCCGCCGCAGATAATAGATCCTCCAGATGCCTCCCCCAAAAATAGTCTTTTCATGACGTGTCTCTTTTGCGGATGATCCATCTCGATGATAGATCCAGCCACCTAAAATCAATGTAACGCATTCCCTTGGTCCCAGAGACCCAATGCTCTCCTCCCCGGGCTAAACGATATGTTCGTCTAATCGGCCCCTGATACACCAGCTTGAGGCTTGGTGGATTTTACCCACACATCGAGTGTGCCCGACTCTCTCACACTCTTGTTCTTTACCTTCGCCTGAGTCTGTTTCTTGTCACGAGCCAGGAGGTGCTCAAGTGGACAGACAGTACTATTCCACTTCGTAGTACCTTCCACTGTCGACCCTTGGCAACGGTAGCAATTTCCACCGTGCTCAATGAACAACTGATGAAGTCCATACTTGAGGTGGTCGGGTACTCGAAAGTCGCAGTGCATGTATGTGTCGTTCGGGCTTGCTTTCATGGGGGCCCATCCCAGCCATCTTGTCATCCGATGTACGTGGGTGTCGACCGCAAAGCTGGGCATCTGCAAATTGAATAGTAGAAGACAAGAAGCAGTCTTGACTGCGACCTGGGGGTATTTGACGAGTTCCAGCATTGCATCATGTGGCTTCATGATTCGGATGTGATCCAGTGTTAGTATGCCCGCATTAATCTTGCTCAGCTGGTGGTCCCTTTGTTCTGGGCTCAATCTCGCTGTCCCAGGCGAATTGCTGGGATCTTTCGTTTCTTTCTCCTTGAGGTACATCTTTGCCCTTTTCTTGTTATCTTTGCGAATCATGCTGAGGCACGTCTTGATGGCATTATACTTTGTGGGACCAAGTCCACCTGGTCGAAAAGCCTCTAGCACTGCATCTTTCGGGGCCTTTCGCAGAGCATTCCAATTGATACTCTCTGGGCCAGGTCCTTTCTTGTCAAGCATACCAATCAGTTTGATGATATTTTCTATCACCTTGTCGGCGCTTTCTCGGGTGACCGACTGGCTGATGATTGTTCTCATCATGGCATCAACCAAGCATGGCACTTCTCCACACCCAGCGACATTGGCAGAAGCTGGCGGTATTGTGGCTGGTTGGATAAAGTTAAGTGCTTTGCGCTTCGCAGGCTCTTCACTCTGCTCTCTCTTTTGGTATTCCTGAACAAGGATGTCGTAGACAACCTGGCACTCCCCTGCACTAGGTCCAGGCCAGTCGCGGTACGGTGTCTCTCCTGgcattagtttataatccttCTCCTTGACGACCTTCTGTTCGTCCTCTGAATCTAGGTCGTTAGTTGAATCTGGATCGCTTCCTGCTTTGTCGATCGCCTCTTCGTTTGCCTCACTGAGATCCACGGTCGTTGTTGTCGGCTTCTTTAATCGCCGGTATCTCTTGGAAGCTTTCTCTAAATCTTCTGCAGTCATGTTCTTTCTCGTCGACGCGAAATCATCAGAGCAGCTGTTTGGGAACGAGTTCTCATCTCTGACAATGACCTCCAGGTTGGAAATGTAACTTCCTAAACCATGGGGGAGATCTACCCTGGTCTCCTGGGTAGATGATGCGTCCTTGGATGCGGCTTTCACTCGCTTAATCGCTTGTGGATGGTAATCATCCTCTTCGTTGTCTTCAGCGTGTCTCTTCACCCCAGGAGCAGCCGATCGTAACATTCTTGTGCCCCCTGAAGGTCTTTTGTTGGTAGCGTTCTTGATAGAAGCCAGCCAAAACTTTCTGTCTTCTTTTGGTGAAAGCACGTTTTCTTGGTCCGCTGGCTCTGGAGGACTCCTTTGGGGGGTATGTGTGGTAGAAGTTTGGTAGAATGCCTCTTTATCTGCTGGTCGACGGACCGTCCCGTTGTGTATCGGCAATTGAATCGCTCCTGCGTCCGCTGGAAGTTGGATCGCTCCAGCATCGATTGGTGATAAGATCGCTCCTGCATCAGCTGGTGGTGGGATTGCTTTTGCACGCACGGCCAGTTGGACTGTTCCATCTTCTACTGGTGAAGGAAGTTTTCTCCCATCTACAAGTGAATGTGTGCCTCCTTCGTCTGTTAGAGATACGACACTTTACAAGGTGGCACGCTTACCAGGAGACTGTTTGGACGTTTCTGCTTCTTCTAAAGGTAAAAGAATCTTCTGGGCAGCTCGCCTGGTCGCACTTCGAGTTTGCATGATTGTGCAAGAAGAATAGGACAATAGGTCAACAGTCCACGAAGACTCAGTAGCTATTGATTGATCCAGTGAGATAGCGCGAGTACAATGTGCTCTACTTCGTGGCACAAGTGTAGGGGAATGTTATGGCGATCAGGGGCCCAATAGCAAAGAGGTATCGGTAGGTTTCTGGCTTGTTTCGAGACTTGATGCATTTATTTTGTAGAGACTTTCCCTGAGTTGATGTCTAGAAAGTTTATGGGTCGTTGGTCGTTGTCAATCACGCTTTGAGGGGCGATGTTGGGATGAGGTTGGATGTAAGCGTGAATCGCCGTTGTGTATTACGGATGAATTAAGCGAAGTCTTCCATCCCAACTACGTACCTTATCTAGAAGGATCCATATGGGATTGATCGAAATTTGCCTGGCCTCGATTTTGGAAGGAAGGAATTCAAGCAGAGGTGGGAAGGCGTCAAGAGGTGTGGGTGCCTGCCTTATTTTCCCGGGTCCCTGGCGTTACATTTGGTATCTACTGCTGTTCACGGTATCGCTACTGCCTGAGGAACCTCACTCATGAAAGTTTGTGTAAGAAAGAAAAGGTTCCTGTGCTGCTTTAGTAATGTTTGAGTGCCAAAGAAAGAGAGGGAAGAGAGGGAAGAAAGAGCCTATGAAACCAGCTTAAGCATTCACTATGGTCGTTGGTGAAGGGAGGCAAGGCCCACAAGGAAATGTCCAAGCACTCACACAATGAGTTTGAAGATATTTTGAGGATTTTGTGTCATTCGTCGATGACAAAGTCACGGAGGGAAGTTATGACACGCTTAAGCAAGCAGACGATAGTTAGGCGTCAAGGCGGTATGATGTTATTCTATGTTATTTATCTCGCCATCTCGGGAGCTCAAATCTGTACTTAGGCCTCTGAGGTGGCGTTCAAATGGATGAGAATATGACTGAAAGACTTCACATGAAAGACTTCAAAGTTGCTGTTATGATCTACCTCTGGGTCAAGAGGTCAAGAACAGCTAtgggaggtgaggtgagggcGAGAGCAAGTCGGGTTATCCATTTCAAAAGAAGCAGGGGATTACCTGACCAGCGACCTATCCGGTTGTTTTCAAGTACTCTACCAAATATTCAGATGGTCTGAATCTTCTTCACATGCTAGATCCATATCAGAAACTTCTCCACCCTCAAATACTCCTCGTTCTTCCCTATCCTGTCCTCCATTGGGCAGGCAGTAGCCGTAGCTCCTGCCTCGAGGGCAACTTCAACCCCTTAGGTACGCCCAATCGGCTTCATCTTCTCAATCTGAGAAATTGACGCCTCACAGACTTTTCTCACCTCCAACTATCCCACTTGGACCTTTCGTTTTGACAACATCTCGAGCGGCGCAACCAAGATCTGAGCGACCAAGTGCCTGAATTGGCGCCAACTAGCAGCAGGCAAGGTTGAACGAACAAGTCCATTATAGGGTGGAAGAGGATAGTCTCACCGAGGCTCTCAAGGCTGACATCAACAAACCAACAGACTCGAATACCGACAACTTTCCATACACAGTCTCTTTATCTTGCACCCCCAGCTGATCAGACAGCCAGTCCTCGACCATCAAAGCAATGGCTACCGCTGTATTCTCGGGCAGTAGCCCCTTCGCGGCCATCGTCGTGGATGATGATCACACATCTGAGGATAAAACCACGACAGAATGGCAGCGAAGGGTCAATGCCTATCGCCCTCAAGGCCGAGAGAACTCTGTCGTCACCATCAACAGTGATTTCGACGTCCTGGAACAGAAAGAAGAGGACATCGCCGACAGAGAACTCGAAAATCTTATCGATCTTACTGTTGAAGATGACCCGGTTGTCCGACACCGTCGACGACGTCGCCAACCGCTCCCCGCCAAGAATCCTGAGCGTCATCACCAGAGCATAGGAACTGGCCAACGGCTGATCAAGCTCAAGAAGTTTTATGAGCTGGATCCTTCACAATGCCCCAAATCGGCGTTAGAGCCGCATTTTCTTCTGGTGAAAAATATCACGGAGGACTTGATCACCAACAAAATCACAATTACCGGACTGCCGTTTGTCAGAGTACGCTCACTCATGGCCAAGTTGCCGCGAAAGTTGAATGAGGTGGCCGTCGTCTACGAACTAGACGAAAACGACGACAGGACGATCAACGAGCAGGCAAGCATTGAGGTCCCCTTGTCGGCAATCATCGGACCTTCCAGAAGCTTTCACACTACGAATGCGCTCTACCCGCACCATCGCTATGAC is a window encoding:
- a CDS encoding HhH-GPD family base excision DNA repair protein — encoded protein: MLRSAAPGVKRHAEDNEEDDYHPQAIKRVKAASKDASSTQETRVDLPHGLGSYISNLEVIVRDENSFPNSCSDDFASTRKNMTAEDLEKASKRYRRLKKPTTTTVDLSEANEEAIDKAGSDPDSTNDLDSEDEQKVVKEKDYKLMPGETPYRDWPGPSAGECQVVYDILVQEYQKREQSEEPAKRKALNFIQPATIPPASANVAGCGEVPCLVDAMMRTIISQSVTRESADKVIENIIKLIGMLDKKGPGPESINWNALRKAPKDAVLEAFRPGGLGPTKYNAIKTCLSMIRKDNKKRAKMYLKEKETKDPSNSPGTARLSPEQRDHQLSKINAGILTLDHIRIMKPHDAMLELVKYPQVAVKTASCLLLFNLQMPSFAVDTHVHRMTRWLGWAPMKASPNDTYMHCDFRVPDHLKYGLHQLFIEHGGNCYRCQGSTVEGTTKWNSTVCPLEHLLARDKKQTQAKVKNKSVRESGTLDVWVKSTKPQAGVSGAD